The following coding sequences lie in one Arachis ipaensis cultivar K30076 chromosome B05, Araip1.1, whole genome shotgun sequence genomic window:
- the LOC107642826 gene encoding protein DA1-related 1 (The sequence of the model RefSeq protein was modified relative to this genomic sequence to represent the inferred CDS: added 82 bases not found in genome assembly): protein MGWLSKLLKGSNHRTSRGQYHGKYGEDRIWDNHHASVDDLNDVEKEDIDCAIALSLSEQDQKGKSVVVYDIAEDDSQSEEDEQLCKVDDEEDEHTCTVQQQEEEHLDKVRLDEDDEHLSKDQLEEDEQLARAIQESLKIDSPPSPRYENDSIFQPLSNLFPPGYRICAGCKAEIGHGRFLSCMGAVWHPQCFRCNACNLPITDYEFSMSSNCPYHKSCYREQHHPRCDVCNNFIPTNSAGLIEYRAHPFWLQKYCPSHDRDGTPRCCSCERMEPRDTKYLLLDDGRKLCLECLDSSIMDTHECQPLYLEIQEFYEGLNMKVEQQVPMLLVERQALNEAMEGEKNGHHHLPETRGLCLSEEQTVTSISRRPKIGAGHRVVDMVTEPFRLIRRCEVTAILVLYGLPRLLTGSILAHEMMHAWLRLKGYPNLSPEVEEGICQVLAHMWLDSEIYSASGSDCSSSSSSSPSSSSSSSSPSFTGATTPAPPGRLVLGTNLSK from the exons ATGGGTTGGTTATCCAAGTTGCTTAAGGGCTCTAACCATAGAACTTCAAGAGGGCAATACCATGGCAAATATGGAGAGGACAGAATTTGGGATAACCATCATGCTTCAGTG GATGATTTGAACGATGTTGAGAAAGAGGACATTGATTGTGCAATTGCACTCTCTCTGTCAGAGCAGGATCAGAAAGGAAAAAGTGTTGTTG TCTATGATATCGCAGAGGACGACTCTCAATCCGAAGAAGATGAACAACTTTGTAAAGttgatgatgaggaagatgagCATACTTGTACAgttcaacaacaagaagaagaacatcTTGATAAGGTTCGGCTGGATGAAGATGATGAACATCTTTCTAAAGATCAACTTGAGGAAGATGAGCAACTTGCCAGGGCAATCCAAGAAAGTTTGAAAATTGATTCTCCTCCTAGTCCTAGATATGAGAATGATTCTATTTTCCAACCTTTATCAAACCTCTTTCCACCAGGATACAG aatctgtgctggaTGCAAAGCTGAAATTGGGCATGGAAGATTTTTAAGTTGCATGGGAGCTGTTTGGCATCCACAATGTTTTCGCTGCAATGCTTGCAATCTTCCAATAACAGATTATGAG TTTTCCATGTCTAGCAATTGCCCCTACCATAAATCTTGCTACAGGGAGCAACACCACCCAAGATGTGATGTTTGCAATAACTTT ATTCCAACTAATTCAGCTGGTCTCATTGAGTATAGAGCTCATCCTTTCTGGCTACAAAAATACTGTCCATCGCATGATCGAGATGGAACTCCTCGGTGTTGTAGCTGCGAAAGAATGGAG CCAAGGGATACAAAGTATCTTTTGCTTGATGATGGTAGAAAGCTATGTTTAGAGTGTCTGGACTCATCAATCATGGATACTCATGAATGCCAACCTCTCTACCTTGAAATACAAGAGTTCTATGAAGGTTTAAACATGAAAGTTGAGCAGCAAGTTCCTATGCTTCTGGTTGAGAGACAAGCACTGAATGAGGCCATGGAGGGAGAAAAGAAT GGTCATCACCACTTGCCTGAAACTAGAGGACTGTGTTTGTCAGAAGAGCAAACTGTCACCTCG ATTTCAAGGAGACCAAAGATAGGAGCAGGCCATCGAGTCGTGGATATGGTAACAGAGCCTTTTAGGCTGATCCGTCGATGTGAAGTGACAGCCATTCTTGTGTTGTATGGCCTTCCTAG GTTGTTGACAGGATCAATCCTGGCTCATGAGATGATGCATGCATGGCTCAGGCTTAAAG GTTATCCCAATCTGAGtccagaggttgaagaaggaattTGCCAAGTCTTGGCTCATATGTGGTTAGATTCAGAAATATATTCTGCATCCGGTAGTGATTGTTCATCTTCGTCTTCATCATcgccttcctcctcctcctc